In Planctomycetota bacterium, the sequence CGAGGGGATCGAGAAGTACGACATCACCTGATCAAGGCAGTTCGCTGACGGTCCAGTACTTGTTGAGCGTCGCCATCGCTTCGACGAAGCTGGGCATGGTAACGGGTTTGACGATGTAGCCGGCGATGTTGAACTTGTACGCCTCGACACGATCCTTCTCATTGTCGCTGGTGGTCAGGACGATCACGGTCGTGTTTTTGAGTTCCTCGTCGGCTCGGAGCTCCTTGAGGAACTCGATGCCATTCATCCGCGGCATGTTGAGGTCGAGCAGCACGATCCGTCGCTCGGCGGGCATCGGAGGAACGCTGCCCTCGCCCCTCAATATCTCCAAGCCCTCGATTCCCGACGTGGCAATGAAGAGTGGGTTGGTGATGTTGTTCTTGCGAAACGCACGCTGAACGTTCATCACGTCGATTTCGTCGTCCTCGACGAGCAGGATATTGAGTTTGCGATCTCGCATGGTGGGGTCGGGACGGTGTGCGTCAGCGTGCCGGTTAGCAAATCTTGTGCCGGGCATACTACACCTTGGACCACAGACTTTCGTGCTTCCGTGGCATTCGTTTCGGCCAACGGAACGTGAACGCCGCCCCACGCCCCTCACTGCAGAGCGATACCTTTGTTTCCAAGTGCGCCGCGATCTTGGCCACCAGGCTCAGCCCGATGCCCGTCGACTTCCGCGATGCCCCGTCGTTGAGGGTCTGGAACATCTCGAACACCTTGCCGTGATACTTCGGGTCGATGCCCGGCCCGTCATCGCGAACTTCGATGGCCCAGTGATCCCCGCTGTCCCGGCACGAGATCCAAACATTGGCCGGCCCGTCGGAAAGTCGGTCGTGGTGATGGATGGCGTTGGAAATCAGGTTTTGCAGCACCTGCATCAGCCGCATCTTGTCGGCACGGATTTTCCCGCATCCCATCGACCGGTGTATCTGCACGGCCTCGGGGATGTCGAGCATTTCGAGCACCTCGTCGAGGACGGTCTCCACGTCGATGCGCTCGGGTTTCGCCACGATGCGGCCGATCCGGCCGTACTGCAAGAGCCCGTCGATCAGCCGCTCCATCCGGCTCACCCGCTCCTGCATGAGTTCGAGCTTGGTTCGCACATCGTCACCGACCGCTTCGCCGAGGTCTTCGCCGATGAAGTCGGCCAACTGCCGGATGCCCCGCAGCGGTGCCCGCAGATCGTGGCTCGCCACATAAGCGAACTGATCGAGTTCGGCGTTGCTCCGGCGCAGGTCACGCGCCGTCGTCACCAACAGCTTGGCGCGTGTCCGCAAAGTCTCCTGAACCTGCAAGCGGCGTGTCACGTCCGTGGTGACGCAGCGCAGCCGGAACACGCCGCCATCCTCTGGCGTGATGTTGGTGACCGACTCCACGCGAATCTCACGTTCGTCGCGTGTGAGCCAAGTGAAGTTGAGCAAGCCGTTGCGTTCGCCGTCGATGAGCGTGGCGATTTCGCGCCGGACACGATCGCGCTCGTCGGGCTTGATCCGCTGGTAAAAGAAGTTGGGCTGACTGAGCCAGTCCGCTACCGGATAGCCGAGCATGGCGCGTGTATGGGCACTGCCATAAACCCATGTAATCGTTTCGGCGTCGGCGTCGGTGACGGCCTCCCAGACCGAGGCGGGCACGTCACGGAGCAACTCGTCGAGCCGGCGCTCCTGGCCCTGCAGGTCGGACATCAACCGCTGCGTTTTGCGTTCGGTCAGAATCCGGCCGGTGATGTTCTGGTGCGTGATGACCGCGCCGCACGGCCCGTCCATCTCCGGCAAATGCAACGGCGTGGCTGTCATCAAGAACCACCGCTGGTCATCGGGCGCGTGGCACGGGTACTCCAGTCGATACGCCGGCGCTCTGCCGGCGAGCACGCTTTCCACGCCGTTGAACGCATCCCGTGCGATCTGGACGTCTTCGGTGTCGCCGGTGGTTTTCATCCCCGCCAAGTAGTTGGTTCCAACGCCATACTCTCTGATGATCTCGTTGCTGGTACCGAACGTCGTCCAAGATTCGTTGACCGCGACGATCTTGGCGTCGGTGTCGATGACGCACACTTCGGCGGGCAACGCATCGATCACCGCACGAAGGAAACCGGTCCCCTCCGGCACCAAGTCGTGTTGCCCTGACTCGAATCGCACGATCAACAACTTACCAAAACTCACCGCAAAGCGGGAGCGACGGTTTTGTAGAAGCGCCTGATCCTTCGCGTTGCCGACATGCGCCGACGCCGCTAGCGTCCGGCATGGCCGACCCAGAACCATCAAACGCTCCCTTGCTCCAAACGCCGCTCCACGGATGGCATGTCGATCAGGGGGCGAAGATGGTCGGGTTTGCCGGCTGGTCGATGCCGGTGAGTTACGGGTCGGTTATCGACGAACACAACGCCTGCCGCTCGGAAGGCGCGATCTTCGATGTTTCGCACATGGGCCGGCTACGGTTCAGCGGCCCCGATGCCGGGCGGTTTCTCGAAACGGTGTTCACCCGGCCGGTGACCAACCTCGACGACGGCCAAAGCCGATACGGTTTCATCACCAACGAGCACGGCGGCATCAAGGACGATGTCATCGTCGGCCGGGAACGCGACGACTACCCGGTCGTCGTCAACGCCAGCAACCGCGCGAAACTGCTCGAGCACTTCGAAACCGTCAAGACGACGCGCGGGCTCAACGTCAAGATCGACGACCGCACCGCCAAGACCGCGATGCTCGCGCTGCAAGGGCCGGCCGTCATCGAGAAGTTCGCCGACATCCTGCCGATCGACCTGGACCTGCGGAGCTTGAAGCGGTTTCGGTTCGAAACCGTGTCGTACATGCTGATGAAGTTCACCGTGAGCCGAACCGGGTACACTGGCGAGGACGGCGTCGAGGTGACACTACCGGCCAAGGCGTCGGCGTTGGCGATGCGTGGGCTGAGCGGTCCGTTGAAGGAATGGCTCCGGCCGGCCGGGCTCGCCGCAAGGGACACGCTACGCATCGAAGCCGCGATGCCGCTTTACGGACACGAGCTTGACGAAGACACCGATCCGATCACCGCAGGGCTCGGCTGGGCGTGTGATCTGAAGCAGGGCTTCATCGGAGCCGACGCGTTGCGTGCCTCGGAACCGACCCACAAGATCGTCGGCCTCGAACTCGATGGCAAACGCATCGCCCGCCAGGGCAATCCCATCCTCGCCAACGGCAATCCGATCGGCACGGTCACCAGCGGCACCATGAGTCCCACCCTCGGTCGCTCCATCGCCATGGCCAAACTCGAACTCGCACACACCGAGCCGGGCACGGTCGTCGCGGCCGCCTTCAAATCCGGTGAGGTTCCAGCGACGGTCGTCGGGTTGCCATTCTACAAACGGGCATGACCGGGCTACGCTGCGAACATGAGCATTCCTGACGACCGCCGGTACTTGCCCAGCCACGAATGGCACCTTGTGGACGACAACGGCGTCTGCACGATCGGCATCACCCAGTTCGCCGCCGACGAGTTAACCGACATCACGTTCGTCGACCTGCCCGAGGTCGGCACCGCCGTCACTGCGGGCGAGAGCTTCGGCGAAATCGAATCCGTCAAGGCCACCAGCGACCTTATCGCCGGCGTCTCCGGCGACATCGTCGAGATCAACGAAGAACTCGCGGGTGACCCGTCGATCGTCAACAGCGACCCCCACGAAGCGGGCTGGATGATCAGGGTCAAAACCAATGGCGACGAGTCGGACAAACTCCTCGATCACCGCGAGTACCTCAACCAGACCGGGGCCGGCTGAAGCAGCTCGAATGACCCTTGCCAGAACAATCTGGTCAGGACCGATTCGTGAGAGCGCTCTTGGTGTTGGTCAGCACGACGGTTTCCCACAGGTCGAGGCTGCGCAGCTTGTAGCGGTAGTCGACCTCGATGCCGGTGCCATCGACGATGCTGGCAAGTGACAGATCGCTCTTCCAACCGATCTTTGTGCAAATCGGGCAAAGAACTTTCTCGACCCAGCCGACGAAGCGGTTGTTTGACTGGAAGTGATTGACGATCGTGATTTTCGCGCCCTCTTTGGCCACGCGCTGGGCCTCGCGGACGAGTTGGATCGGGTCGCTCACGACCGTGATCACATGGCTGATGAACACGTGGTCGAACGTGTCGTCGGCAAACGGCATTTGCAGCGCGTTGGCCTGGCCGATGACGGCGTTGGTGCGGCCCTGCTTGTTCACCTTCTTGAGCGCCTGATCGAGCATGCCACCCGACAGGTCGACGCCGACGATGGTCCCCTTGTCCTGCGGGTAGTAATTCAGGCTCGTCCCGGTGCCGATGCCGACGTCGAGAACCTTGTCGTCGGCGGCGATGTTCATCCGGCCGATGGCCCGCTCGATGCGGGTGCGGACGAGTCGGCCGAAGGTCGCGTCGTAGAAACTGCTGTGGACGTCGTAAATCTTCTGCGTGCTGTTCTCACGCATCTCACGCCGGCGCGCTCGCTTCTGCTGCCGGCGAGAGCGTTGGTTGTGGTCCCCCGATGCCGAGTCGGTTGCGGAGTCCAGGGCGGTGAGATCGAGCGATTGGGCTTGAGACATCCGGATGCTTTCCATGCACGAAGGTTGAAAGGTCCACCGGCCAGCAGACCGGACAAAACGACGTTAGCATCGGATAACCCAAAGGTGAAGCCGATGCGACCTGCTTCACATGCCCGCCGCAGCGGTATCCATGGAGAAATGCAGGGTACCCGCCGGCGGATTGATCAGCAGGATCGGGTGCTCGCGAGGATCGGCTTCCCCCGTCAGCACGGTGTCGAGGACCTGCGTCTTGTTCTCGCCCGTCACCAACACCAGCGTCTGGCCGCTGCGGTTGATGAACGGCACCGTCAATGTAATCCGGGTCGTATCGAGCTTGTCGACTCGGTTTGAAACGCACAACCGGTCGGTCACGTCCAACGCCGTGGTGTGCGGAAACAGGCTCGCGGTGTGCCCGTCATCGCCCATGCCCAGCAGCATCACGTCCATGCCCCGGTCATCGCCGAAATGGCCGCGGAGCAAGGCGTCGTACTCCCCCGCTGCTTCTTCCGGATCGGCCTCGCCACGCATGCGATGGACGTTGGTCGCGGGGATGTCGATCGCGTCGAGGAATGCTTGCTTGGCCATGCGGTAGTTGCTGTCGGCGTGGTCCGGTGGCACGGTCCGCTCGTCGCCGAAGAAGACATGCACCTTCGACCAGTCGACCGGAACGTCGCCCTTGGCAAACAACTCGTACATCGCTTTGGGCGTCGACCCGCCCGCGAGACAGAGCGAGCCGGTGCCGCCGAGTTCGATGGCTTGGGCCAAGAGCTCGGCGACACGGGTGACCGCGTGCCGGGCCACGGTCGCGGGGTCGGGATGCACCTGGATCGAGGGGACGGTGGGGTCGGCCATGCCGGGAGCTTAGAGCGCGTGGGCCGGCGGAGGAACGTCCTCATTGACCGCCTGGCGGGTCGACCGTTCGCCGTCATGGCTGAACAGCGTCGGCTCACCGTCCAAGTCGGCATGCAGGTGGACCGGCCGGCCCCAGATCCGTGCGAGGTTGCCCAACGTCTCCAGGGCGTAACGGATGTCGATGTCGGCACCGGTGTGGCGATGCGCGAGGTACAGTTCGCCCCGATTCCGGTAGTTGCCGTCGACGACGTAGATGAACGGCCTGCCCATGTTGGTCAGCCGGTGCAGGAGCGTGTGCTTGATGCGGTCGGGGTCGCGGCTGACAATGCGAAGTTGGCCAGTTCGCGGATGCCGGGCGTATTGGTAGTAACGGTGCTTCTCGATGAACTCGGGCGTCATGAACTCGTCGATGAACGTCGCGTCGTTGTGGATTCGGCGAACCTCGAAGATCTTCTCCCGGCCCTTGCCCAGACCCGTATCCCAGCGACCGCGCTCGCCGACCGCATCGGCCTCGTCGTACTCCGCACCGAACTTGCCCTTGTCCCAACGCTCGTTGATGTCGCGGAAAAGTTCGATGCCGATCTTGTACGGATTGAACCCGCCGGGCGGCATGTGCATCGTGCCGCTGTGGCTGTTGGCGTACTCGATCACCTCGCCGGCCTCGGCGAAGTGCCTGGTCATGAGCGTGCTGTGCCAATAGCTCGCCCAGCCTTCGTTCATCACCTTGGTCATGCCCTGCGGCGCGAAGTAGTACGCCTCGGAACGAACGATGCCGAGGACGTCCTGTTTCCAGTCTGGCAGGTCGGCATGTTTGAGCAGGTAGAGCAGCACGTCCCGCGTCGGTCGGCCGGGGGTCGTTGCCTGGGTCCGCATGTTGCCGGCAGCACGCTGCTGCTCCATCAACGCCGGCGGGTTGATGTAGCGGTCCATGTAATCCTTGGCCGCGAAGCGATCCGATGCGTCTTCACGCTCGCCGGTCGGCGGCGGTTCCTCCAAAGGGCCACGCGTGATGAACATCGCGTGGGCGTCGATCAGGTCTTCGACGCTCAGGCAGATGTCGAGCCACCGCTCAACCTCGTCGTAGCCGAACTTCTCGATGTACCGCCGCACACGCGTGGCGTGGTTGGCCATCTCGTCCATCATCTTCCGGTTGGTCTGGCCGAACCATAGGTTGTTCTTGAAGAAGTCGGCATGCCCGTAGACGTGGGCGATGACCAGCTTCTGATCGACCAGCGGGTTCGACTCCTGCAGGTAGGCATAACAAGGGTCGTTGTTGATGACCATCTCGTAGATGCGGCCCAGCCCGTAGTGGTGTTGCTTGGAGAGCCGCTCGTATTCCATGCCGAAACGCCAGTGTGGGTAGCGCTGCGGGAACCCGCCGTACGCGGCGATCTGGTTCATCTGCCGCCAGTCGCACATCTCGAAGATCGTCGGGAAGAAGTCGAGGCCGTACGACCGCGCGACCTCCCGGATCTGCTTCTTCGCCGCGAGCAGTTCGTCGGGGAACGGGATGAGATTGCCGGTCGTGGGCATGACTACTTACCAAACAAAAGGACACGCCGGATGAGCGGAGCCGATGTGAGCGCAGCCTTTGCTAACGGCGGAAATGACAAGCAAAAACCAGCGAACAACAGCAACATACCAACCGCTCTAGTTCGCGGCCCCCAAGAAACTCCGAAGTCGTAAACGCTTAGAGTTTGAAAGCATTGAGTGCCTGCAACGGCACCTACGACACCAAACACCAACAGTATCGGGTCACGCCATGTCCATCGAGCCCAGTCAGAGACCTGTTCTTGATACTCAAGGTTTGATTTCATCGCCCCTCCCCAAAGAACGTCTTGATGCTGTCGTAGATGTCGTCCTTCGTGTTCACGCGGCTCGTGATCACCTTTTCCTCATCCGGCAGGTACTCGTGCAGGACGTTGATGAAGTTGCCGCTGCCGTAGGCGCTGGCCACTTGGCAGTAGCCGAAGAAGTTGCTCTGCGGCACAAGCTCGTCGCGCAGGAGCTTCACGCACGCGCGGCTGTCGGCTTCGGAGCTGTTGTCGCCGTCGGAGAAATGGAACAGGTACACGTTCCACTCGGCCGGGTCGTAGTGCGTGTCGAGGACGTTCTTGGCCAAGCGGTAAGCACTACTGATCTTGGTGCCGCCGTCCTCGCGGAGGTGGTAGAAAGTGTGCTTGTCGACCTCCTTGGCGTGAACGTCGTGGACGATGTAGCGGGTCTCGATGCCCTCGTAGTTCTTGCGGAGCCAGGTGTCGATCCAGAACGATTCGAGGCGGACCAGTTCCTTCTGCTCGTTGCCCATCGAGCCGGAGACGTCCATCATGAAAACGATCACCGCGTTGGACTGCGGGGCTCTCACTTCCTTCCAACTGCGGAAGCGGATGTCGCGTTTCTCCGGGACGATCACCGGGCGGAGCGGGTCGTAGCTGCCGAGCATGACCTGGCGTTTGAGCGCTTCGCGGTAGGAGCGTTTGAAGTGGCGGAGTGAGTCGGGTCCGACGGTGCGGATGCCGGAATAGCGGTCCTTTTGGCTGACGATGCGATGATTGCCGCGCGGCTCGATGCGGGGCAACTGCAACTCCTCACCGAGCAGTTCGGCGAGTTCATCCAGCGAAAGCTCGACCTCCATCAGGTGCTGCCCCGGTTGCGTGCCGCCCTGCCCGCCCCCCTCGCCTTGTCCGAGTCCGTCGCCTTCGTCGCCCTCGCCGGCACCGATGCCGCCGCTGTTGTCACCAAAGCGAAAGTTCGGCAACTCTACCTGATGCACCGGGATGCTGATCAGGTCTTTGCCTTCCTTGCCGATCAGTTCGCCCTTGGAGATGAACCGCCGCAGGTCATCGCGGATGCGGCCCTTGACGATCTGCCGGAAGCGCTGGTGGTCATGTTCGATACGGATGGACATGGCATATCACCTGACCTCCCGCATCATCAGCCAACCGCCGACGGCGAGGACGATGGCGCTACCGACGAAGCCGATGGCCGTGCCCGGCCACGCCTGGTGAATGGCGTCGATGATGTTCAACTCGCCCGTGGTGTCGTAGAGCCATGGATAACCGAGTGCCGGGTCGGTGACCCAGAAGAACGCGGCCGAAAGAAGCCCGGCAAGGATCAGGAAGATGGCGGAACGTTTGGTGCGACTCATGACGACTCCAGTTTACGGAAGCAACGACCTCAACACGCGGGGATACATCGCAAGCAGAACCAACACTGCAGCGATACTACCGATGACGGATAACAGGACGACCACGACGACCCAGCCGCGAACTTCGTCACGTGGCCGTTGCTCTGGACCGCGGTAATCGATGGTCATTCGTCCCCCTTGCTGTCTCCGCGTGCGAAGATGCTGGCGACGTAGTTCAGCACATCGGTCGCGCTGGCGTCGTTGTAGCCGAAGTATCTGATCAGGCGGTCCTTCACGACGTCGATCTTCTGCTGCGTGTCGTCGTCGACGACGCTGCTTACAAGATTCTTCAGTTTGATAGTATCGCGCTGGTCCTCAAAGAGCTTGAGTTCCAGCGCCTTCAACAGGCGGGCGTTGGTGTTGAACTCGAACTTCTTGCCGTCGAGCGCCAGGGCACCGATGTAGTTCATGATCTCCTGGCGGAAGTCGTCCTTGCGGCTCTCGGGGATGTCGATCTTCTCCTCGATGCTCCGCATCAGACGCTCGTCCGGCTCCTCGTCCTTGCCGGTGTAGCGGTTCTTGACGCGCTCGTGTTGGGTGTAGGCACGGAGGTTGTCGATGTAGTTGCCGGCCAAGCGTTTGATCGCGTCCTCGTCGGCACTGATCGCTCGTTGGACCTCGGCCTTGATGATGTCCTCGTACTCCTCGCGCACCACGCTCAGCAGATCGCGGTACTCGGACTTGAGCTCTTCGTCGGTGATCAGCGAGTGGTGCGAGAGACCTTCTTCCAACTCGTTCATCACCATGAACGGGTTGATCATGTTTTCCTGATGCGCCTGCACGGAGACCAAGGCGTTGGAGATCTTGTCTTGTATGTAGCGCGGCGAGATGCCGGTCATGCCCTCGCGGGGCGACTCGAGGCGTAGCTCCTTGATCGACTCCTCGGTGAAACCGGGGATGGACTTGCCGTTGTAAAGCTTGAGCTTTTGCATCCGCGTGATGCCGGACTTCTTCGGCTCGGCGATGCGTGTAAGCAACGCCCACATCGCCGCGACCTCAATCGTGTGCGGCGCGATGTGCATGCCGCGGATCTTCTCGGGGCCGAAGTCCTTCTCGTAGATCCGCACTTCGTCATCGAGCTTGGTGTTGTACGGGATGTCGATCTTGATGGTGCGGTCGCGGAACGCCTCCATCATCTCGTTGCCTTGCAGGCGTTTGTACTCCGGCTCGTTGGTGTGGCCGAGGATCATCTCGTCGATGTACGTCTGCGCGAACTTCTTTGGCTTAATCACGCGTTCCTGGCTCGCGGTGAGCAGGTCGTAGAGGAACGCGACGTCGAGCTTGAGGATCTCGATGAACTCGACAATGCCGCGGTTGGCGACGTTGAGCTCACCGTCGAAGTTGAAGGCGCGCGGGTCGGAGTCAGAGCCGTAGAGGGCGATCTTGCGGTAATTGATGTCGCCGGTCAGTTCGGTCGAGTCCTGGTTCTTTTCGTCCTTGGGCTGGAAGGTACCGATGCCGATGCGGTCCTTCTCGCTGAGCGTGAGTCGGCGGACGACGACGTGGCCGATGACTTTCTGCCAGTCGCCGTCGTACTTGTCCATGAGGTCGGCGTAGATCTTGCGGCAGAACGGGCACACCTCGCCATAGAGCCGGACGCGGCGACCTTCGGGCAGGTCGGCGTTGATCGCGGCGAGGACGTCCTTGCGAGCGTCGGTCGGGATCAGCAGCAACGGCTCCTCGTGCATCGGGCTCGGCACGATCACCTCGTCACCGACTTCCTCGCCGCCTTCGGCATTGGCCATCTCGCGCGGCAGACGCCACGCATAGGTGTAGAGCCGACCGGCGTCGGTGCGGCTGTAAGCTTCGAGGCCCTTTTTCAGCAGGCGGGCGATCGTTGACTTGCTCGAACCGACCGGGCCGTGCAGGAGCAGGATGCGGCGCTCGGTCCCGTAGCCCTGGGCGGCGGACTTGAGGAAGTCGACCAACTGCATGAGCGGCTTGTCGAGCCCGAAGATCGCGTCCGCCCCGCCATCGATCGGATCGGCGAAGAAGCTGTAGCGCGTGATCGGCTCCTTGAGTTCGGTGACCAACTCAGTGCCGTAGGAAAGCACCATGTCGTACACCCGCTGGAACGCGTTGCGGCAGAACGCGGGATCGGTCTTCACCAGCTCGAGATAGTCCCAGAAGGATCCTTCCCAGTGCTCATCCGCGAAGGCTCGTGCGTCGAGCCGGCGCTCGATCAGGCCACGCAGGTCGTTGGATTTTTCGGTTTCGGTCACCATGGTCATACACCTCCGTGTCGACGACCTGGCGGCGTGAATTAGCGCACGGCACCCTTGCGGTGCCGATGACCGGCCCGGTCGCCAACAACATGCCAAAGAGCTGTTCCAAACCGTCGGCCCATGCAAAACAAACGAGTACCGCCGGACCCCGTAAGCATGCGCGGGGTCCGGCGGTGTCGCAAGAGAAAAGTGTGGAATCGAACGCGAATATCGAGCGCGTCGGCTAGACCTTGAGCACCGGTAGCGGGCGGTAGTTGCCGATGATCGGGCGGGCGTCGGTTTCGAGCCATTGCCCCAGGACAGTGCTGTAGGCGTGGCGGAAGTCGACGTTGTACTTGAGGTCACCGTTGTCGAGATCGGTCAGGGAGGGGTGGTTGCCGACGACGCCGGGTTTGACGTCAGGGCCGAAGAAGAACATCGGTGCGGCCGCGCCGTGGTCGGTGCCGTTGGAGCCGTTCTGTGCCACGCGTCGGCCGAACTCGCTGAAGGTCATCATCAGCACCCGCTTGTCGTGCCCGGTCGCACGCATGTCGTCCCAGAACGCGCGGACGCCTTGGGCGAAGGTCCGAAGCAAGCGATCGTGGTTGTTCTGCTGGTTGGCGTGAGTGTCGAAGCCGCCGAGGGAAACGTAGTAAACGCGGGTGGGCAGGTTCGCCGCGATCATCGCGGCGGTGCTGCGCAGGCCGGCACCGTACTCGCCACCCGGGTAATCGCCCCGGCCTTCGAACCGGCCCAGTGCCGCGAGAATCTTGTCGCTGCTCGCCTTGGCGTCGAGCGCGGTGCGGGTGAGGAATTCGAGCTCACCCTGCTTGCCGGCAGGATCGTTGAGATCAAAGTACTTCTGCTCCTCGGCCCCGCCGTACTGGTAGTCGCTGGCGTTCTCGAAGGTCATCGGCGTGACGAGATCGCCCTGCATCGCCAGCGGTAGTTCCTCGCCGATACCAATGCCGGTCGCGGCGTCGAAGGTCGGCTCGGCGTTCGGGTTGGTCGGGTCCGCCCCGCTGCACTGGCTGTCGAAGTAACGCCCCAGCCAACCCGAACGCGGCACGTCATTGTCCGGCTGCGCCGAGTGCCAGATGTCCATACTGCGGAAGTGCGAGCGATTGGGGTTGGGATAGCCCACGCCTTGTACCAACGTCGCGAAGCCGTCCTTGAACAACGGCTCGATCGACTCACATGCACGATTCAGCCCGATGTAGTTGTCGATCGCCAGCACGTCCTCGGCGGTCTTACGCAGGCCGGGACGTGCGCGGTGGTACGCGTCGTCGCCGTAGGGCACGACCATGTTGAGCCCGTCGTTGCCGCCCGAGAGCTGGACGACGACGAGGATCTTTCCGTCGGTGCCGTTTGCTTGCTGAGTGTTCTTGAGGTCCAGCGGGTCGGCCATCGCCCAAGCGGTCTGGTTGATGAACGACGGCACGGTCACCCCGGCCCCGAGCAGGGTCATTCCGCGGTGAAGGAACTGACGACGCGTAAAGGGTTGCTTGGGCATGACGGTTATCCGAGCTGGTATTCGGGGAGCGTGACGATGAGTTGCAAGGCGGCGCGGGCCGACGCATCGGTCGGAGCCACGCCGACGCTTTCGACGATCGGCGCGGTTCGAGAAGACGGCAGGCCGTTGGGGTACAAGGCATCAACCCAACGCGCGACGAACTGCTCCGAGGTTTCGTCCTCGTGGAGGTACCGGTAGCCACGCTGGGCGGCGAGATCGATGCAGGCGTTGTTGCGTGCGAAGAGCGTGGCGGTGTTGATCCACTCGCGTCCGCTGGGCCAGCCTTTGACCGTCGGCGGGTTGAACAGAACCTGGCCCATCTTCTGGAAATGCCGAATGAGCTGCCGGGCCGGCGGTGCTTCGAAGCCGGTCTGATGGACCAACCCGACGAGCAGTTCGACCGGCGACTTGATGCGATTGCCGATGTGGGCCGGGTCGAAGAAATACGCGCTGCGAAACATCACGTCGTACACCGGCCGAAGGTCATACCCGTGCTCTACGAGGACTGCGGCGAGCGATTCGACCACCGCCTCATCCGGCTCGCTCGTGACGAAGTAAGCGAGCAACTCACGGCAGACGTACTTGGAGCAGGCCGGGTGACGCAGGATCAGGTCGACGATGTCATCGCCATCGAAGTTGCCCGAGTAGCCGAAGACGGTCTTGGTGCCATCGTCGTGCTGAAGCTGGCGAAGGGTGA encodes:
- a CDS encoding serine protein kinase, which encodes MVTETEKSNDLRGLIERRLDARAFADEHWEGSFWDYLELVKTDPAFCRNAFQRVYDMVLSYGTELVTELKEPITRYSFFADPIDGGADAIFGLDKPLMQLVDFLKSAAQGYGTERRILLLHGPVGSSKSTIARLLKKGLEAYSRTDAGRLYTYAWRLPREMANAEGGEEVGDEVIVPSPMHEEPLLLIPTDARKDVLAAINADLPEGRRVRLYGEVCPFCRKIYADLMDKYDGDWQKVIGHVVVRRLTLSEKDRIGIGTFQPKDEKNQDSTELTGDINYRKIALYGSDSDPRAFNFDGELNVANRGIVEFIEILKLDVAFLYDLLTASQERVIKPKKFAQTYIDEMILGHTNEPEYKRLQGNEMMEAFRDRTIKIDIPYNTKLDDEVRIYEKDFGPEKIRGMHIAPHTIEVAAMWALLTRIAEPKKSGITRMQKLKLYNGKSIPGFTEESIKELRLESPREGMTGISPRYIQDKISNALVSVQAHQENMINPFMVMNELEEGLSHHSLITDEELKSEYRDLLSVVREEYEDIIKAEVQRAISADEDAIKRLAGNYIDNLRAYTQHERVKNRYTGKDEEPDERLMRSIEEKIDIPESRKDDFRQEIMNYIGALALDGKKFEFNTNARLLKALELKLFEDQRDTIKLKNLVSSVVDDDTQQKIDVVKDRLIRYFGYNDASATDVLNYVASIFARGDSKGDE
- a CDS encoding DUF1501 domain-containing protein codes for the protein MPKQPFTRRQFLHRGMTLLGAGVTVPSFINQTAWAMADPLDLKNTQQANGTDGKILVVVQLSGGNDGLNMVVPYGDDAYHRARPGLRKTAEDVLAIDNYIGLNRACESIEPLFKDGFATLVQGVGYPNPNRSHFRSMDIWHSAQPDNDVPRSGWLGRYFDSQCSGADPTNPNAEPTFDAATGIGIGEELPLAMQGDLVTPMTFENASDYQYGGAEEQKYFDLNDPAGKQGELEFLTRTALDAKASSDKILAALGRFEGRGDYPGGEYGAGLRSTAAMIAANLPTRVYYVSLGGFDTHANQQNNHDRLLRTFAQGVRAFWDDMRATGHDKRVLMMTFSEFGRRVAQNGSNGTDHGAAAPMFFFGPDVKPGVVGNHPSLTDLDNGDLKYNVDFRHAYSTVLGQWLETDARPIIGNYRPLPVLKV
- a CDS encoding DUF1800 domain-containing protein, with amino-acid sequence MLEPLDAASFGREHAVHLLSRAGFGGTRGEIDAVVALGLDAAVDRLMDFPDAPPSEVDDGPDLSVLEGIPKTRTEQRQMVRQLETEAERDALQAKIRQANREVVQRSIDWWWDRMARGVAPLQDKLSLLWHGHFTTSARDIRQEARLVWPQHETLRTHLAGNFGDFCKAIARDPAMILYLNNQQNRVGAPNENFARELMELFMLGIGNYSENDIKQAARAFTGWHTDGESFTLRQLQHDDGTKTVFGYSGNFDGDDIVDLILRHPACSKYVCRELLAYFVTSEPDEAVVESLAAVLVEHGYDLRPVYDVMFRSAYFFDPAHIGNRIKSPVELLVGLVHQTGFEAPPARQLIRHFQKMGQVLFNPPTVKGWPSGREWINTATLFARNNACIDLAAQRGYRYLHEDETSEQFVARWVDALYPNGLPSSRTAPIVESVGVAPTDASARAALQLIVTLPEYQLG